In Molothrus aeneus isolate 106 chromosome 3, BPBGC_Maene_1.0, whole genome shotgun sequence, a single genomic region encodes these proteins:
- the SGK1 gene encoding serine/threonine-protein kinase Sgk1 isoform X2 encodes MSAALDSASIKGSAGAPAGLAALAASLLPAGRPARKGSYSGLQQRPGAGAQAQPPRRRAALGVPAGSKMRGKEEKSSLKAFMKQRRMGLNDFIQKIATNSYACKHPEVQSILKISQPQEPELMNANPSPPPSPSQQINLGPSSNPHAKPSDFHFLKVIGKGSFGKVLLARHKAEEQFYAVKVLQKKAILKKKEEKHIMSERNVLLKNVKHPFLVGLHFSFQTADKLYFVLDYINGGELFYHLQRERCFLEPRARFYAAEIASALGYLHSLNIVYRDLKPENILLDSQGHIVLTDFGLCKENIEHNGTTSTFCGTPEYLAPEVLHKQPYDRTVDWWCLGAVLYEMLYGLPPFYSRNTAEMYDNILNKPLQLKPNITNSARHLLEGLLQKDRTKRLGAKEDFMEIKNHIFFSPINWDDLINKKITPPFNPNVSGPSDLRHFDPEFTDEPVPNSIGQSPDSILITASVKEAAEAFLGFSYAPPVDSFL; translated from the exons ATGTCAGCCGCCCTCGATAGCGCGTCCATAAAGGGGTCAGCGGGAGCGCCGGCCGGCCTCGCCGCCCTCGCcgcctccctcctgcctgcgGGCCGCCCGGCCAGGAAGGGGAGTTATTCGGGATTGCAGCAGCGGCCGGGAGCGGgagcccaggcacagcctccGCGCCGCCGCGCCGCGCTCGGGGTCCCGGCAGGCAGCAAGATGAGGGGCAAAGAGGAGAAGTCGTCGCTGAAAG CTTTCATGAAGCAGAGAAGAATGGGACTAAACGATTTCATTCAGAAGATAGCCACCAACTCCTATGCATGCAAGCA CCCTGAAGTTCAGTCTATCTTGAAAATCTCTCAGCCTCAAGAGCCTGAACTTATGAATGCTAATCCTTCTCCTCCG cCCAGTCCTTCACAGCAGATCAATCTCGGCCCATCGTCCAACCCACATGCCAAACCATCAGACTTTCATTTCTTAAAAGTGATTGGAAAAGGCAGTTTTGGGAAG GTCCTCCTTGCACGGCATAAGGCAGAAGAGCAGTTCTATGCTGTCAAAGTCCTGCAGAAAAAGGCAATCCTGAAGAAGAAGGAG GAGAAGCACATTATGTCAGAACGCAATGTCTTGctgaaaaatgtgaaacacCCCTTCCTGGTCGGGCTTCACTTTTCCTTCCAGACTGCAGACAAATTGTATTTTGTCCTGGATTACATCAATGGTGGAGAG TTGTTCTACCATCTCCAGAGGGAGCGTTGCTTCCTGGAGCCGAGAGCCCGATTTTATGCTGCTGAAATTGCCAGTGCACTGGGCTATCTGCACTCCCTGAACATTGTTTATCG AGATTTGAAGCCAGAGAACATCCTGCTTGATTCACAGGGGCACATTGTCTTGACTGACTTTGGACTCTGCAAAGAAAACATAGAGCACAATGGCACGACCTCCACCTTCTGTGGCACACCAGAG TATCTTGCTCCTGAAGTTCTCCATAAGCAGCCCTATGACCGGACTGTGGACTGGTGGTGCCTTGGAGCAGTCTTGTACGAGATGCTTTATGGCTTG CCACCCTTCTACAGCCGGAACACCGCAGAAATGTACGACAATATCTTGAACAAACCCTTGCAGTTGAAGCCAAATATCACTAACTCAGCTAGACATCTCCTGGAAGGCCTCTTGCAGAAGGACAGGACAAAGAGACTCGGTGCCAAGGAGGACTTT ATGGAGATTAAGAATCATATCTTCTTCTCCCCAATTAACTGGGATGATCTCATTAATAAGAAGATTACACCCCCTTTTAACCCAAATGTG AGTGGCCCCAGTGACCTGCGACACTTTGATCCGGAGTTTACAGATGAGCCAGTCCCTAACTCCATTGGCCAGTCCCCAGACAGCATCCTCATCACTGCCAGCGTCAAAGAAGCCGCTGAGGCTTTTTTGGGCTTCTCATATGCCCCACCTGTGGACTCTTTCTTgtga
- the SGK1 gene encoding serine/threonine-protein kinase Sgk1 isoform X3 → MTVKAAEASGPTLTYSKMRGMVAILIAFMKQRRMGLNDFIQKIATNSYACKHPEVQSILKISQPQEPELMNANPSPPPSPSQQINLGPSSNPHAKPSDFHFLKVIGKGSFGKVLLARHKAEEQFYAVKVLQKKAILKKKEEKHIMSERNVLLKNVKHPFLVGLHFSFQTADKLYFVLDYINGGELFYHLQRERCFLEPRARFYAAEIASALGYLHSLNIVYRDLKPENILLDSQGHIVLTDFGLCKENIEHNGTTSTFCGTPEYLAPEVLHKQPYDRTVDWWCLGAVLYEMLYGLPPFYSRNTAEMYDNILNKPLQLKPNITNSARHLLEGLLQKDRTKRLGAKEDFMEIKNHIFFSPINWDDLINKKITPPFNPNVSGPSDLRHFDPEFTDEPVPNSIGQSPDSILITASVKEAAEAFLGFSYAPPVDSFL, encoded by the exons ATGACCGTGAAAGCAGCTGAGGCGTCTGGTCCTACCTTGACTTACTCGAAGATGAGAGGGATGGTGGCCATCCTCATCG CTTTCATGAAGCAGAGAAGAATGGGACTAAACGATTTCATTCAGAAGATAGCCACCAACTCCTATGCATGCAAGCA CCCTGAAGTTCAGTCTATCTTGAAAATCTCTCAGCCTCAAGAGCCTGAACTTATGAATGCTAATCCTTCTCCTCCG cCCAGTCCTTCACAGCAGATCAATCTCGGCCCATCGTCCAACCCACATGCCAAACCATCAGACTTTCATTTCTTAAAAGTGATTGGAAAAGGCAGTTTTGGGAAG GTCCTCCTTGCACGGCATAAGGCAGAAGAGCAGTTCTATGCTGTCAAAGTCCTGCAGAAAAAGGCAATCCTGAAGAAGAAGGAG GAGAAGCACATTATGTCAGAACGCAATGTCTTGctgaaaaatgtgaaacacCCCTTCCTGGTCGGGCTTCACTTTTCCTTCCAGACTGCAGACAAATTGTATTTTGTCCTGGATTACATCAATGGTGGAGAG TTGTTCTACCATCTCCAGAGGGAGCGTTGCTTCCTGGAGCCGAGAGCCCGATTTTATGCTGCTGAAATTGCCAGTGCACTGGGCTATCTGCACTCCCTGAACATTGTTTATCG AGATTTGAAGCCAGAGAACATCCTGCTTGATTCACAGGGGCACATTGTCTTGACTGACTTTGGACTCTGCAAAGAAAACATAGAGCACAATGGCACGACCTCCACCTTCTGTGGCACACCAGAG TATCTTGCTCCTGAAGTTCTCCATAAGCAGCCCTATGACCGGACTGTGGACTGGTGGTGCCTTGGAGCAGTCTTGTACGAGATGCTTTATGGCTTG CCACCCTTCTACAGCCGGAACACCGCAGAAATGTACGACAATATCTTGAACAAACCCTTGCAGTTGAAGCCAAATATCACTAACTCAGCTAGACATCTCCTGGAAGGCCTCTTGCAGAAGGACAGGACAAAGAGACTCGGTGCCAAGGAGGACTTT ATGGAGATTAAGAATCATATCTTCTTCTCCCCAATTAACTGGGATGATCTCATTAATAAGAAGATTACACCCCCTTTTAACCCAAATGTG AGTGGCCCCAGTGACCTGCGACACTTTGATCCGGAGTTTACAGATGAGCCAGTCCCTAACTCCATTGGCCAGTCCCCAGACAGCATCCTCATCACTGCCAGCGTCAAAGAAGCCGCTGAGGCTTTTTTGGGCTTCTCATATGCCCCACCTGTGGACTCTTTCTTgtga